Proteins encoded within one genomic window of Platichthys flesus chromosome 13, fPlaFle2.1, whole genome shotgun sequence:
- the enox1 gene encoding ecto-NOX disulfide-thiol exchanger 1, translating to MAGAADGAGSLTAEQNHLSVTDHGAWATAMNNLGIMPVGISGQPLVSDSLCLQRFDPSLGLIAPINPLMAGISLVPPPPVPPDTPVIKEIIHCKSCTLFPQNANLPPPSMRERPPGCRTVFVGGLPENSSEEMIREVFEPCGEITALRKSKKNFCHIRFNEEFMVDKAIYLSGYRMRIGSSTDKKDSGRIHVDFAQARDDLYEWECNQRLLAREDRHRRQVHEDRLRPPSPPPVVHYSEHEAAMLAERLKDDHNFGEATTVLFTWIDRGEVNRRTSNHFYSMVQSANGHVRRLLSEKAQHEEELEVAKEVFKNALLSILTQFEKISAVFTATTRQKAWDHFSKAQRRNMDIWRKQCEELRNAHSEEIMGIRREEEMEMSDDELDENPCKRLRTQENGVWDQASLREENDSLRWQLDSYRNEVDLLRKEQTHSPDAQIQQLQQKMINMQQQLLSLQEKLTSKEAELEQARDEHRYLEGEGLLLRDKLLNSPVEALEGANREPHEKGMNGCVPSLFHSRDRRSDVIMRGGVTSEKEALLLGVISTFLHVHPFGANLEYLVSYVQRLDSKVSAGELERLMVRLPAVFRQELSGVGATLEKRWKFCGFESLSSV from the exons ATGGCCGGTG cagCGGACGGTGCAGGCAGTCTGACTGCGGAGCAGAACCACCTGAGTGTCACTGATCATGGAGCCTGGGCCACAGCCATGAACAACCTGGGCATCATGCCTGTGGGCATCAGTGGACAACCGCTGGTGTCAG actctctgtgtctccagagGTTCGATCCCAGCCTCGGCCTCATCGCCCCCATCAACCCCCTGATGGCGGGCATCAGCCTGGTCCCGCCCCCCCCCGTACCCCCGGACACGCCGGTCATCAAAGAGATTATTCACTGCAAGAGCTGCACGCTGTTCCCTCAGAACGcca ACCTGCCCCCTCCATCGATGCGGGAGCGCCCCCCCGGCTGCAGGACGGTGTTTGTCGGAGGTTTGCCGGAGAACTCCTCGGAGGAGATGATCAGGGAGGTGTTCGAGCCGTGTGGAGAGATCACCGCGCTCCGCAAGAGCAAGAAGAACTTCTGCCACATCCGCTTCAACGAGGAGTTCATGGTGGACAAGGCTATTTACCTTTCAG ggTATCGGATGCGGATCGGATCCAGCACCGACAAAAAGGACTCCGGGAGGATCCATGTGGACTTCGCTCAGGCCAGAGACGATCTGTATGAATGGGAGTGCAACCAGCGGCTGCTGGCCCGAGAGGACAGACACCGCCGGCAGGTCCACGAGGACCGCCTGCGCCCGCCGTCCCCTCCCCCTGTAGTGCACTACTCTGAGCACGAGGCGGCCATGTTGGCAGAGAGACTGAAAg aCGACCATAACTTCGGCGAGGCCACGACGGTGCTGTTCACGTGGATCGACCGCGGCGAGGTCAACCGCCGAACGTCCAATCACTTCTACTCCATGGTCCAGTCGGCCAACGGCCACGTGCGGCGGCTGCTGAGCGAGAAGGCTCAGCacgaggaggagctggaagtcGCCAAAGAGGTCTTCAAGAACGCCCTGCTCTCCATCCTGACTCAGT TCGAGAAGATCTCAGCTGTTTTCACCGCCACCACGAGGCAAAAGGCGTGGGACCATTTCTCTAAAGCTCAGCGCAGGAACATGGACATTTGGAGAAAGCAGTGTGAG GAGCTGAGAAACGCTCACAGTGAAGAGATCATGGGAatcagacgagaggaggagatggagatgtcCGACGACGAGCTGGACGAGAATCCCTGTAAGAGGCTCCGCACTCAGGAGAACG GAGTGTGGGATCAGGCGTCTCTGCGGGAGGAGAACGACTCCCTGCGCTGGCAGCTCGACTCCTACAGGAACGAGGTGGATCTCCTGAGGAAGGAGCAGACACACAGTCCAGACGCTCagatccagcagctgcagcagaagatgATCAACATGCAGCAG caACTCCTCAgcctgcaggagaagctgacgAGTAAAGAAGCCGAACTGGAGCAGGCGAGAGACGAGCATCGTTACCTGGAGGGGGAGGGGCTCCTGCTCCGAGACAAG TTACTGAACAGTCCTGTGGAGGCGTTGGAGGGAGCCAATCGTGAGCCACATGAGAAG gGGATGAACGGTTGTGTACCATCACTGTTccacagcagagacaggaggagtGATGTCATCATGAGGGGAGGAGTCACTTCAGAGAAAGAGGCTCTGCTTCTGG gcGTCATCTCCACGTTCCTCCACGTTCACCCGTTTGGGGCGAACCTGGAATATCTGGTGTCGTACGTCCAGAGACTCGACTCCAAA GTGTCGGCCGGCGAGCTGGAGCGCCTCATGGTCCGACTGCCCGCCGTGTTCCGTCAGGAGCTGAGCGGCGTCGGAGCCACGCTGGAGAAACGATGGAAGTTCTGCGGCTTCGAAAGCCTCAGTTCAGTGTGA